A segment of the Candidatus Binatia bacterium genome:
ACGTCAACCCGCCGGCGATGCCGCTGCTGCCCACGCCGGTGGTATACGAGCGCACCACCTGTTCGCCGTCACGCACCTGCACGCCCACGTCGAGAGTATCGACACCCGCCATGATCCCGAGCCAGAACACCAACGCGCCCGAGCGCAACCGGAAGTCCGTGATCTCCACGTTGAGCACACGCGGACTGTTCTCGTCGAGCTTACCCTTCTTCGACAACTCGCCTTCGATCGCCGCCCGCAGGCGCGGCAGTCCGTTTACCTCGTCGATGATCGTCTTATTGTCGGCCGCCAGTGACGGCGCGACGGTGACCACGACCTTGCCGACGCTGGCGACCGGCTGCCCGGTAGGTGCAACGTGCTCCGACTCCCTGGCGGAACACCCGGCCATCGACGCCAACGCCGAAAAGATCAACACGGGAACCAACGCAACCTTCGCAACCGATTTCGTCATGTCCGCACCCCTTCTCCTGTTCGTCCGTGAGCTGACACCGCCAGAGCAAACCTCGCTCTCCGGCCGGAGTACGAGATGCCCCGCGCCCCCGGCAAGGACCGGAAAGATCGCCGGCCGCGAGTCTCTTACGACGCCGCCGAATACGCGGTCAAGGGTCGACCCAGGAACGCATCGTCTCCAGTATCGAGGACCGTGCTACCAGCCGCGGCGATGGCGCACGAAAATCCTGCGCGCCGGCTCTATCGCGGTGGTCGACCCAACCGAGTCGCGAAGATCGTCGACGGATTGTGGGCTGGGGTGTTAGCCCGCGGCGTTGCCCGCGATTACCCGGTCGCTCTCCTCATGCCGCACCCGTACGCGCCCGCCGGCGAATGGCCTTCTCGGCTTCGACGGCCAGGAACACCGTCGCGGCAACGGCGACGATCCGTATCCAGGCAGCGACGTCGATGGCGGCCGTTTCGAACAGCACCTGCATCACCGGCAGGTAGGTGAACAGTAACTGAAATACCAGCACGAGTCCGATCGCAAGCAATACCGGGCGGCTGCCGAAGAGCCCGTTGCGGGTGTACGAGGGCTCGTTAAGGAAGCGGGCATTCAGCAGATAGAATGCCTCGAACATTACCAGCGTGTTCACCGCCACCGTGCGGGCGACCTCGAGACTCTCCCCCTGTGCCCGCTCCCACAAGAACAGGCCGAAGGTTCCGCCGACGAGAATGAGGCTGACGTACACGAAGCGAAAGAACAGCGCCGGCGAAAGAATCGGGGCGTCTGGCCGGCGCGGCGGGCGGCGCATCGTACCCCGTTCGATCGGCTCGAAGGCGAGGGCCAGAGCCAGAGTAACAGCGGTGATCATGTTCACCCAGAGGATCTGCACGGCGGTGATTGGCAGCGAGCGGCCGAGCAGGATGGCCGACACGATCGTCAGCGCCTCGCCGCCGTTGGTCGGGAGGATAAAGAGGATGGCCTTCTGCAGGTTGGCATACACCGCGCGCCCCTCTTCGACGGCATGGGCGATCGACGCGAAGTTGTCGTCGGCAAGAACCATCTCTGCCGCCTCTTTCGCGGCTTCCGTACCCTTCCTGCCCATCGCCACGCCGACGTCGGCGCGCTTCAGTGCCGGCGCATCGTTGACGCCGTCGCCGGTCATCGCCACCACCTGACGGCAGTTCTGCAATGCCTCGACGAGACGCAGCTTGTGCTCCGGGCTCGAGCGCGCGAAAACATCGACTTGCGTGACCCTCTCCAGCAGAGCCGCATCGTCGAGTCGATCGAGATCGGGACCGGTAATCGTGTCCCGATCGTTGGCAAGGTGCAGTTGCGCGGCGATGGCCCGGGCCGTGACGGCATGGTCGCCGGTGATCATCTTCACGCGGATGCCCGCCTGCTGACAGTGCTCGATGGCGGCGATCGCTTCCTCTCGCGGCGGGTCGATGAGGCCGAAGAGCCCAAGCAACGTCAGGTCGCCATCGACGTCCTCGAATCGCAACTCGGTCTGACCGGCGACCCCCTTCTTGCACGCAACCGCGAGAACACGCTGCGCCTGCGCTCCCAGCGCCTCGACGTGTCGCTGCCACTTTGCCGCCTCCAGCGGAACCTCGCCGTTCCCGGTCAGCTCCCACGCGCACATATCCAGCAGCCGCTCGGGTGCGCCTTTGACGTATATCATCCCCCGCCCTTCGTGATCGTGGTGCAGCGTAGCCATGAAGCGATGCTGCGACTCGAACGGGATCGCGTCCGTCCGTGGGAAGCGCTCCCGCTCCCCTTGCTCGTCGAGGCCCGCCTTGGCGGCAACCGTGAGCAACGCGCCTTCCGTGGGCGCCCCTTCCAATACCCATGCGTCGTCGCTCTGCCGCAAGTGCGCGTCGTTGCACAACACCGCGGCGCGAGCGATCTGCAACAGCACGGCATCTTCCGCCGGGTCGATCTCACGGCCGTCGATGTCGAACGCTCCGTGAGGGTCGTAGCCCGCACCGGCGACATCGTAAACGTTCTCCGCGGCGACCACAGTACGGGCGGTCATTTCGTTGCGGGTGAGCGTTCCCGTCTTGTCGGAGCAGATCACCGTGACGGCACCGAGGGTCTCTACGGCCGGCAACCTGCGAATGATGGCGTTGCGGCCCGCCATGCGCTGCACGCCGATCGCCAGGGTGATGGTCATAATCGCAGGGAGGCCTTCCGGAATCGCCGCAACGGCGAGACCGACGGCGGCAAGAAACATCTCGCCGGGCGCGTACTCCTGAACGAGAAGCCCGAACGCGAACGTGAAACCGGCTAACACGAGGATCGCCGCCGTCAGCCAGCGGCCGAAAGCCGACATCTGCCGCAGTAACGGGGTGGTGAGTTCCCGGACCTCGGCAAGCATCGAACTGATGCGGCCGATCTCGGTCGCGTCGCCCGTGGCGATAACCACTCCCGTACCCTGACCGTACGTCACCAGGGTACCCGAGTATGCCATCGAAGAACGGTCCCCAAGCGCGGCCTCGGCCAACACGGGAGTTACGTCCTTCTCGGCGGCAACCGACTCGCCCGTAAGTGCAGCCTCGTCGATTTCGAGATTGCGAACGTGAATCAGGCGCAAATCGGCGGGAACCTTGTCGCCCGAGCGCAACAGTACGATGTCTCCGCGGACCAGATCCTCAGCCTCGATCTCGCGCCGGTGACCGCCGCGCAGGACAGTCGCGTGCAACGAGAGCATGCCGCGGATGGCATCGAGCGCACGCTCGGCCTTACCCTCTTGAATGAAACCGATCAACGCGTTCAAAACCACGACGCCGAGGATGACGCCGGTGTCCACCCAGTGCGCCAGCAAGGCGGTGATCGCCGCCGCAACCAGCAGGACATAGATCAGCACGTTGTGGAACTGCAGGAGGAAGCGCACCAACGGCCCGCGCCGCGCCGGCGGCGTCAGCCGGTTGGGTCCGTCCTGCGCGAGGCGACGCTCGGCCTCGGACTGCGACAGCCCCTCACGGGTTCCGCCCACTTCGCGCAGAACATCGTCCGCCGAGGAGGCGTGCCAGGCCGACCTGTCCATACGGTTGTCAGTCTCTTCCCGCATCGCCAGGACCTCCGCTGAACTCTTACCCGAGGCGGGCAACGAATCCGAGACTCCACCGGGACTGAATTCCATTGCCCCCCGGGCAATGCTTTATGGCATCGTCGGACGAGCGCCGGCGCGGTCGCCGGTAATTCGCGGCCGCATCGGTGAGCAACGAGAAGGAGGGCGAACAGGACCGCCATGGGCACCCTCGCGGCGCCCCGGTTCCCGCTGCGGCAAGCGAACGCCACACCGGGGCTCCGCCGAGCCCCGGCGCGGTCAGTCGCTACTGCGTAACCTTGATGCGGTGTTCGTCCTGCCCGAGCAGGCCGCCGGCACCGGCGACCTTCAGCACGACGCGATACGTGCCGGCCTTGGCGTATGTGTGGGAGGCGGTGGCACCCTGCGCCTTGGCGGTTCCGTCACCGAACGTCCACTCGTAAGTCGCGGCGGCCGGGATCTGATCGGCCTTGAACTCCACCGTCAACGGCGCCTTCCCGCTGGTCGGCTTCGCCTCGGACCAAACGATGACGGTCTCGATCGGCTGGTCCGGTACAGCTTCCATTGCCTCCTTCACGCCCTTTTCGCCGGGAAGCTGATCGTATCCCTCCAGCTTGTCGAGTTCCTTCAGCTCCTTCGGCGAGTCCTGTGCCGCCACAGGCCCGCTTCCCGCTGCCACCAGTAGAGCCACACAACACACTGCCATCAGGGTCCGTCGCTGCATCGTTGCCTCCTTCTTCTGGAGAGTTCGGCGCGGCACGCTACACCAGCATCGGCCCCGAGGAAAGCCAATGTTAGATGCTCGTCGATCGTCGAAGGACGGCGCTTTCGTCGGAGCGCCGTTCTCCGGCGCGCATCGAGGCAGACGGGATTTCATGAGCCGGCCCGGATAACCGCGTAGCAACCCTCCCAGCCACTTCCCTTCGCCGTCGGTCCAATACAGCCGGGCACCGCGGCCCAAAACGACCGCTCAGCCGGCGTTCGGACGGCCCTTGGGGCCTGATGAATCAACGGCAAACCATGCCTGGGCGTGGCACGGCCGCTGCTCCTACGGGTTCTCAGGAACGGCCAGCGTGCCGGTAAACAGGAGGCAATCATGACGACGGATTTCGACGGCAAGGAATCGGGCGCGTCCAGCGGATCGGTTGGTTTCGGTTACGACGCGGAAATATCGTGCAGCGGCGGACCGCGGGCGCATGGCGGCGGATTCGACAGTGACGACGATCTGATCGACCTGATAAGGGTCGAATCACTCGGCGGCGGCGAATCGCGGCGCGGGCCGCTGACGGGAACCCGGGCACTCATGTTGGCGGTTCTCGAGGACGGCATTCGCGCCTATCTCGGCAAGCGCCGCACGCTCGTCGACGAGGCCCAGTTGTGGATCGACTCGCGGCGGCGGACGTCGCCGTTCTGCTTCGACGTCGTGTGCGAAACGCTGGGGCTGAATCCCGACGCGGTACGCAAGGCACTGCACCGGATGAAGGCCGCCAACACTCCGGCGAACAAGGTGCTGCCGCGCGTGCGCAACAACGTCCGCGTCCCCGGCCGGGTCTGCCTGCGCGGTCGCACCGGAAACCGCCGGGCCGCGTGACGGGATTCGTCGGTCGCCGTTCGTTACGGAGCCAACGGGTTTTCACGCAGAACCGTAACCTGCGGCGGCCCTCCCGAAGCCTGTCCTGAGCCCCCGCTAAGTACTCCGGTTCATTAGTCCGGCGACGTATTCAGTTCGTCCCGAGTAGCGCCATCTTTTCGGCGGCATATCGAGGGGCGGGGCCGCAAAGCCGCTCGCCAGGCTGCCCCTCGATACGCCCCTGAGAAAACGGGGCTACTCGGGGCGAACGGGAAGCGTCGTACGGAATACGTCGCCGTAATTGTGCCCATCACTACTAAGGGCGGGACGCCGCATTTCTCGACGTCCCGCCCCCCTCCACAGCCTTACACCCTCCATCTACGTTCTTGACCTGATCGGCCTGGCGCGCGAAGGAAAGACGCCAGCGGGTCACGGGAGGGTGGACATGCGGGACTTCAAGGGCAAGGTCGCTGTAGTCGACGGCGCCGCCGCGGCGATCGGTCGCGCCGTCGCCGAGCGCCGCCGACGCGCGGGCATGGGGGTGGTCAGCGCCGACATCGACAAGCCGGCCCCAGCCGCTTTTCCCGGGGTGGCGGGAGGCTGGCGGTTGCGTAACCTCGATCCGCCGGCGCAGCAAGAATGACCAGCCCCGCACCCGACGAACACGTCTTCTCCTTCGACGGCCTCAACTGGAGTCGCCTGCGGGGCGCCGTCAGGAACTTCGCGTCGTCCGAAGTCGGCGACCGGGCCATCGTCCTGTTCTGGCTCCTCATCTTCTTCCTGGTCGGCATCAACGGTCTCAACGTTCTCAACAGCTACGTCGGACGCGACTTCATGACGGCCATCCAGAACCGCAACGCCAGGATGTTCTGGTACTGGACCGGCGTGTACGTCGTGGTCTTCGCGGCGTCCACCATGGTCGCCGTCCTCTACCGGTTCGTCGAAGAGCGTCTCGGGCTGCTCTGGCGCGAGTGGCTCACGCGCCAGCTCGTCAGGACCTACGTCGGCAACCGCACCTACTTCCGGCTGCGCGAGCAGGGCACGATCGATAACCCCGACCAGCGCATCGCCGAAGACGTGCGCACCTTCACCGTCACCACGCTGTCGTTCTTCCTCATGCTGCTGAACGGCACCTTCACCATTCTGGCGTTCTCCGGCGTGCTCTGGTCGATCAGTCCGACGCTCTTCGGAGTTGCGGTTGGCTACGCGACTCTCGGCTCCCTGGCGACCATCGCGCTGGGCCGCCCGCTGGTGCGGCTCAATTACAACCAGTTCGACAAGGAAGCGAGCTTCCGGGCCGAGCTGATCCACATCCGCGAGAACGCCGAGTCGGTAGCGCTGCTCCACCGCGAGCGCCGCCTGACCGCGCGCCTCCTCCGGCGGGTCGACGGTCTGGTCGCCAACCTCAAACGCATCATCGCCGTCAACCGCAATCTCGGCTTCTTCACGACCGGATACAGCTATCTCATCCAGATCATCCCGACCGTCCTCGTCGCGCCTTTGTTCATCCGCGGCCAGGTTGAGTTCGGCGTGATCACCCAGGCGGCAATGGCCTTCGCCCAACTCCTCGGGGCTTTCTCCCTGATCGTCACCCAGTTCCAATCGATCTCTTCTTATGCCGCGGTGCTCGCCCGTCTCAGTGACCTCGTCGATGCCGTCGAGCACACGACCTGGCGAGACCTCTCGGCGATCGAAATCGTCGAGGCCGACGGCCCGATCGTTTACGATCGCCTGACCCTGCGCTCGCCCCGCGACGGGCGCATCGTGTTGAAGGACCTCTCCGCGTCCATTCCGCGCGGCTACCGGCTCTTCGTCACCGGGCCCAGCGACACCGGGAAGGTTGCCCTGTTCCGCGCCACCGCCGGCATCTGGGACTGGGGCAGCGGCCGGATCGTCCACCCCGGCCTCGACGCGGTCGTCTTCCTCCCCGAGCGCCCTTATCTCCCGCCGGGTACCATGCGCGAGGTTCTGGTTCGCACCGGCAAGGACAGCGAGATTTCCGATGCGCTCATCGAAGAAACCCTGCACTTGCTTGGCCTCGATAAACTTGTGGTCCGAGCGGGCGGGCTCGACGTCGAACGCGATTGGGACAACATCCTTGGCCTCGGCGAGCAGCAACTGCTGGCCGTCGCGCGCGTCTTGCTGGCCGCACCCAACTTCGTCTTTCTGCAAAGACCGAGTACCGCCCTCGACGCCGCAGAGGTCGAAACCGTCCACGGACTGCTCGCCGAACGCGGTATCGGTTACGTCACCTTCGGCAAGCCGGACGATGCCCGCAACGGACACCAGGCGAGGCTCACGCTGTCCGACGACGGCGCGTGGGAGTGGACCGATCTGGACCGGACCTGACGCTGACAGCGAAGATATCAGAGCCTCGCCCTCCCGTGACCTCGACCGCAGACGAACGACGAGCAGACGAACGACGCGCAACGAGCCTGACGCCGCCAATCACGCGGCCGGCAGCACGTACCCGATCATGAACACGAAGTGCGCGATGCTACCGGCGAGCACGCAGACGTGGAATACACCGTGGTGTCCCAGCAACTCCGGTAGCGGGTCCGGACGCCGCAGGCCGTAGATCACGCCGCCCACCGTATACGCGAGCCCACCGGCCACCAGCCACGCAAAGCCCTCGGGGGGCAGAGCGCGCACGAGCGGACCGATCGCCACAACCGCCAGCCAACCCATGCCCAGATAGACCGCCGCGGTCGGCAACGGCGGCAGGTGATTGAAAAACAGTTTGAGCGCAATGCCACCGGCCGCCAGCGCCCACACGACCCCGAAAAGGCCCCATCCCAGCCCGCCGCCCAGGGTCACCAAGCACACCGGCGTGTAGGTCCCGGCGATCAGAACGAAGATCGCCATATGATCGAAGCGCCGCAGCCAGTCCTCGACTCGCGGCGAGACGTGCAAGCCGTGGTAGATAGTACTCGCCGCATACAACAGCACCAGGCTCGTCCCGTAGACGGCAAACCCGATCACCCGCCGCGGCCCGTTGGCCGTCGCCACCAGCGCCACCAACCCCACGATCGACAACAACACACCGAGCATGTGCGAGTAACTGTTGAACGGTTCCTTCACGCGCCAGTTCATGGACGACGACACTACGCAGTCTGCCGCCGGAAAGCGAGCGAATAGCGTCGATCGGGAAACGATAGCCCGCCGGTGCGATCGGAACCGTCCGGCCGGGCCGGGCGCGCCCGGATCGCTTTTCAAGGTTCAAGACTGCATCCGGCACCCCGCCCCCGTCATCAGAAACTCGTCGAAATAGCGCGCTGGCCATCGCGGCGCAGCGGCAACGGCGTCCGGTCGACGAGTTGATCGCGCGCACCCCTGCCGATGGCCTGGTCGCCGGCGTGGGGACCGTGAACGGCGATCGTTTCGACGCACACCGCGCCCGCTGCGCCGTGCTGGCTTACGACTACACCGTGCTCGCCGGCGCGATCGACAGCCCGGGCGCCGACAAGGCAGCGCGCTTCATGCAACTCTGCGACGCCTTCGACATCCCGATCCTCTTCCTTTGCGACACGCCGGGGATCATGGTCGGTCCCGAAACCGAAGCGACCGCGATCGTCCGCCACTGGAGTCGGATGTTCGTCGTCGGCGGCAGTCTGACCGTACCCTTCTTCACCATCGTACTGCGCAAAGCGTACGGACTGGGCGCGCAGGCAATGGCCGGCGGCAGCCACAAGGCGCCGTTGTTCACCGTGTCGTGGCCGACCGGGGAGTTCGGCGGCATGGGCCTCGAGGGCGCCGTCAAGCTCGGCTTCCGCAAGGAACTCGAAGCGGTCGCCGACCCGGTCGAGCGCAAGCAGTTGTTCGAGTACATGGTCGGACGCGCCTACGAGCACGGCAAGGCGTTAAACACCGCAACCCACTTCGAAATCGACGACGTCATCGACCCGGCCGAGTCGCGGCACCGGGTGTTGAGTCTGCTGCGGGCAACCCCTCCGCCGCCCCCGCGCGAACGCAAGAAGCGGCCCTGTGTGGATACCTGGTGAGGGGGGCCCCGGGGGACACTGAGGGCTTGGGGGCCTGGGGGGCAACGCGGTGGGCCATCAGGCGGCGCTTGAGGGTGGAGCATCGGTCTGCGGTCCTCTGGAGAATGTGCCCAGCGCCAACGCGGTTGCCAGGGCGCGATCGATGCGCGTCATGTACGCCGCCGGCACCGTCCCGGCGAGCACCGACAGGTGGCCCTTCAGCAACGTGTAAATCTCGCCGCACTTTGCCACGCTCGTCACCGCCAGGCCGGCAACGCCGCGAGGGAGCACAACCTCCCAGGGGTACTCGTCGCCACCTCGCTGGGTCGAGGTCAGGTGCACAACCAGAACCTTCGGGTAACGATCGTTGCGATTAAAGGCATCGTGCGACACGATCAGGAACGGACGCCGTTTGTGCGAGCCGCCTGGCAATGGTGGGCTACCCCACCAGACTTCACCGCGTTGCACCGCGCCTCCGGCCTGGTCGCCCGGGCAACTGTCCCGGGGAAAACGCCTGCGCACCAACCAGGTCGCCGTCCTCGTCGGCATGGCCCGCGGCGCAGTAACGCTCTACCGCCTCGGCAATGCGATCCTGCTCGATCCGTTGGAGCTTCTCGTGCACCGCCTCCCGCACGAACTCGGATACGGTTCGGTACCGCCCTGCGGCGACCAGCTCCTCGACGCGCTCGATCTGCGCAGTCTCCGCATTGATCACGGTCTTTCGCTTCACGGCCTTCATCGGCATGAGCCTAGACGTGTACACCTGGATGGTCAACCAGTTTGGTGTACCGACCCTGTTCCCGGGGCCTGGGGCTTGAGGGGGTTGGCGGTTATGCGGGTCGGCTCAGGAGCAACGGACGACGATCGACCAACTGCTGTCAGCCGGACTCGGGAATAGTCCGCAGAATGCGAACCGCGACGCCGATTGCCGCGCAGAGCAGCGCCGCGCTCACCAGAAACGCGGCGCCAGGTATCTGCACCGGTGCGGCCGGCGACGTGAAATATCCGAACAGTCCGGTGGCCATCAGTGGGGCGACGATACCGGTTACGCCGCGAACGCTGCTCAGGGCACCTTGCACGGCGCCCTGTTCCCCCGGTCCGACCCGGCGCGTGATCAGCGCCTGGATAGCCGGCCCGGCAATCGATCCGAGGCTGCCGGCGACGATCGTCAGGTAGAGCATCCACCCGGAAGTCGCCAACCCGTAGGCCACGAAGCTCGCCGCACTCACCAGCAAGCCCACCAGCAGCGCGCGTCGCTCCTGCCAGCGGGCGATCAGTACCCCCGTCAACCCACCCGACACGATCACCGACATGATGCCCACGACCGCCAGCGACAGACCGACCTCCAGTTCGGACCACTGAAAGCGATAGATCGTGTACAGCACCCAGGTGCTCGGCAGCGCATCGTGCGCCAGCCGCTCGAGAGCGACCACGCCGGCCAACCCGAACACGGCGGGGTGAGTTCGCAGCCCTGCCAGCGCCGCCAGCGGACTGGCCTTGCGCCAGGCGAACGGTCGGCGGCGTTCCGGCGCGTGCGACTCGGGCAGGACCAGGAATCCGTACAGCGCGTTGGCGAGATTGAGCACGGCCGCCGCGACGAACGGCGCCCGCAAACCGAAGCGGGCCAGCAAACCGCCCAACGCCGGGCCCAGCACGAACCCAACCCCGAAACACGCGCCGACCAGACCGAAATTGCGGCCCCGTTGTTCCGGAGTGCTGACATCGGCGATGTACGCATTGGCCGCGGTCACGCTGGCCCCGGTGATGCCGGAGATCAGTCGGCCCAAAAAGAGCCAGCTCAAAGTCGGCGCAAACGCCATCAGCATGTAATCGAGCCCGGCCCCCAACAGCGACAGAAGGATGATCGGGCGCCGCCCGTAGGTATCGCTCAGGTTGCCGAGCACCGGCGAGAAGACGAACTGCATCAGCGCATACGAGGCCGCGAACCACCCGAACACAGCCGACCCGGCGCTGATGCCCTCGCCGTACATCGACGTCACCAGGCTGGGCAGTACGGGCACGATGATGCCGATGCCCAGCATATCGAGCAGTACGGTGACGAGAATGAACGGCACCGCCGGCGTCCGCGCACGCGGCGCCGCGGCGTTTGCGTTAGCTGTCATATCGGCCGGAATCCAAGCTCCGAAACCTAGCCGTATCGCGGCCGGCGAGTAAAGGTGGGCCGCCGGCAAGCGTTCCGTGCGCCGGCGCATTGGAATTCCCCGCTGGCATGGGTATTGGCTGCCCATCGTGGTCTCCGCGAGCGCACACATCGACGTCATCGAATCGCCCGCCGCCGCCGATCGCGTGGCGGCGGCGCGCAACTTCGTCGCCGGCTTCCCGGCCGGAACCGAGCTGTTGCTGATCGGCGCCACCCGCACGGCCATCGACGAGCTGGCGCGCGGCCTGAGCGCCGCGCGCGGCGCCAGCTTCGGCCTGCACCGTTTCACAACGTTCCAGCTCGCGACCCGCTTCGCACGCACCGAACTCGCAGTCCGCGGCCTTGCCGCCGCCGGCGGGCTGGCCGCCGAGGCCATCGCCACGCGCGTGACGTTCGATGCCCTGGCCGCCGACCGCCTGGCGTATTACCGGCCGGTCGCCCGGCTTCCGGGTTTCGCCCGCAACCTCGCCGCAACCGTCGAGGCGCTGCGTCGTAGCGGCGTCACCGCCGCCGCGCTTGCGGCCGAACCCGCCCCCGGTCCCGACCTCGCCGTCCTGCTCTCGGCCTTCGAGGCTTACAACGATGCCGCCGCGCTCGCCGACCGGGCCACGCTGCTCCGGCTCGCTACCGCTACCGTCCGCAACGGCGGCGACCCACTGGTCGGCCTGCCCACGCTCCTGCTCGACGTTGCCGCCGACGCGCGTGCCGATCGCGAGTTTCTCGCGGCGCTGGTGGCCGCGGCGCCACGCGCTTGCATCGCTCAGCCGTCCGGCGATCCCGGCGCGATCGGCGTTCCGCGCGCCGCCGGGCGTGGACGGCCAACGCCAGCCGACTCCCACGCGTCGAGCCTGACCCGCCTCCGCCACCATCTCTTCGCCGCCGCGGCCGCGCCGGCCGACGCCTTCGACGACACCGTGCGCTTCTTCTCTGCCCCCGGCGAAGGACGCGAGTGCGTCGAGATCGCGCGCGCCGTGCTCGGCGAGGCGCGTACCGGTGTGCCGTTCGACGATATGGCCGTGCTGCTGCGCGCGTCCGACCCCTACGTACCGCTGCTCGATGCCGCCTTCGCGCGGGCGACCGTCCCGGCGTACTTCGCACACGGCACCCGGCTACCCGATCCCGCCGGACGCGCCTTCCTCGCCCTGCTCACCTGCGCCGCCAACGGCTGCTCGGCCAGCGATTTCGACGAGTATCTATCGCTGGATCAGGCGCCCGACGAACAGGGCGCCGGCGGGTTGGGCGGCTACGCCGTGGGGCCGGACGCTCTCTCCGAACGGCGGCCGATTATCGATGAACGACCGGAGACGAACGCCGCGACGCCCGACGACCGACCACCGACGAGCCCAGGGCTCCCGGCCGTATTCCGATGGTCCCGCCGCCTCGACGGTCTGGCAGCCGAGCTTCGTTCCCAACTCGAGGCCGCATGCCGGCACGATCCGGATTCCTCGCGCCTTTCACGACTCGAGCACGATCTCGCCGAGATCGCGCGCTTTCGGGCCTTTGCCCTGCCGGTCATCGAGGCGCTCGCAGGTTTGCCGGCGCAGGCGGCGTGGGCCGCGTGGCTCGATACTCTCGCCGTGCTGGCGCCGCAGGTGCTCGCGGCGCCGGAGCGCGTCCTCGCCACCCTCGACGAGTTGCGCCCGCTCGGTAATGCCGGACCTGTAGGTCTGGACGAGGTTCGCGCAGTGCTGGCGCAGCGCCTGACGACGATCGCCACCGATCCGCCGGCGTCGCGCTACGGGCGGGTGTTCGTCGGCAGCCTCGACGACGTTCGCGGCCGCGCCTTCGCCGTGGTCTTCGTCCCCGGACTCGCCGAGCGGGTCTTTCCGCAACGCCCCCGTGAAGACCCGCTCCTCCTCGACGCCCTGCGCGTGCAGCTCTCCCCCGACCTCGCCGTGCAGGCCGACCGTGTCCAGCGCGAGCGGCTGCGCCTGCGGCTCGGCGTCGGCGCCGCCACGCGGCGTCTTTACCTCTCCTATCCGCGCGTGGACGTC
Coding sequences within it:
- a CDS encoding cation-transporting P-type ATPase, with the translated sequence MREETDNRMDRSAWHASSADDVLREVGGTREGLSQSEAERRLAQDGPNRLTPPARRGPLVRFLLQFHNVLIYVLLVAAAITALLAHWVDTGVILGVVVLNALIGFIQEGKAERALDAIRGMLSLHATVLRGGHRREIEAEDLVRGDIVLLRSGDKVPADLRLIHVRNLEIDEAALTGESVAAEKDVTPVLAEAALGDRSSMAYSGTLVTYGQGTGVVIATGDATEIGRISSMLAEVRELTTPLLRQMSAFGRWLTAAILVLAGFTFAFGLLVQEYAPGEMFLAAVGLAVAAIPEGLPAIMTITLAIGVQRMAGRNAIIRRLPAVETLGAVTVICSDKTGTLTRNEMTARTVVAAENVYDVAGAGYDPHGAFDIDGREIDPAEDAVLLQIARAAVLCNDAHLRQSDDAWVLEGAPTEGALLTVAAKAGLDEQGERERFPRTDAIPFESQHRFMATLHHDHEGRGMIYVKGAPERLLDMCAWELTGNGEVPLEAAKWQRHVEALGAQAQRVLAVACKKGVAGQTELRFEDVDGDLTLLGLFGLIDPPREEAIAAIEHCQQAGIRVKMITGDHAVTARAIAAQLHLANDRDTITGPDLDRLDDAALLERVTQVDVFARSSPEHKLRLVEALQNCRQVVAMTGDGVNDAPALKRADVGVAMGRKGTEAAKEAAEMVLADDNFASIAHAVEEGRAVYANLQKAILFILPTNGGEALTIVSAILLGRSLPITAVQILWVNMITAVTLALALAFEPIERGTMRRPPRRPDAPILSPALFFRFVYVSLILVGGTFGLFLWERAQGESLEVARTVAVNTLVMFEAFYLLNARFLNEPSYTRNGLFGSRPVLLAIGLVLVFQLLFTYLPVMQVLFETAAIDVAAWIRIVAVAATVFLAVEAEKAIRRRARTGAA
- a CDS encoding PKD domain-containing protein, which translates into the protein MQRRTLMAVCCVALLVAAGSGPVAAQDSPKELKELDKLEGYDQLPGEKGVKEAMEAVPDQPIETVIVWSEAKPTSGKAPLTVEFKADQIPAAATYEWTFGDGTAKAQGATASHTYAKAGTYRVVLKVAGAGGLLGQDEHRIKVTQ
- a CDS encoding ATP-binding cassette domain-containing protein, producing MTSPAPDEHVFSFDGLNWSRLRGAVRNFASSEVGDRAIVLFWLLIFFLVGINGLNVLNSYVGRDFMTAIQNRNARMFWYWTGVYVVVFAASTMVAVLYRFVEERLGLLWREWLTRQLVRTYVGNRTYFRLREQGTIDNPDQRIAEDVRTFTVTTLSFFLMLLNGTFTILAFSGVLWSISPTLFGVAVGYATLGSLATIALGRPLVRLNYNQFDKEASFRAELIHIRENAESVALLHRERRLTARLLRRVDGLVANLKRIIAVNRNLGFFTTGYSYLIQIIPTVLVAPLFIRGQVEFGVITQAAMAFAQLLGAFSLIVTQFQSISSYAAVLARLSDLVDAVEHTTWRDLSAIEIVEADGPIVYDRLTLRSPRDGRIVLKDLSASIPRGYRLFVTGPSDTGKVALFRATAGIWDWGSGRIVHPGLDAVVFLPERPYLPPGTMREVLVRTGKDSEISDALIEETLHLLGLDKLVVRAGGLDVERDWDNILGLGEQQLLAVARVLLAAPNFVFLQRPSTALDAAEVETVHGLLAERGIGYVTFGKPDDARNGHQARLTLSDDGAWEWTDLDRT
- a CDS encoding hemolysin III family protein gives rise to the protein MKEPFNSYSHMLGVLLSIVGLVALVATANGPRRVIGFAVYGTSLVLLYAASTIYHGLHVSPRVEDWLRRFDHMAIFVLIAGTYTPVCLVTLGGGLGWGLFGVVWALAAGGIALKLFFNHLPPLPTAAVYLGMGWLAVVAIGPLVRALPPEGFAWLVAGGLAYTVGGVIYGLRRPDPLPELLGHHGVFHVCVLAGSIAHFVFMIGYVLPAA
- a CDS encoding type II toxin-antitoxin system PemK/MazF family toxin, whose product is MQRGEVWWGSPPLPGGSHKRRPFLIVSHDAFNRNDRYPKVLVVHLTSTQRGGDEYPWEVVLPRGVAGLAVTSVAKCGEIYTLLKGHLSVLAGTVPAAYMTRIDRALATALALGTFSRGPQTDAPPSSAA
- a CDS encoding ribbon-helix-helix domain-containing protein yields the protein MKRKTVINAETAQIERVEELVAAGRYRTVSEFVREAVHEKLQRIEQDRIAEAVERYCAAGHADEDGDLVGAQAFSPGQLPGRPGRRRGATR
- a CDS encoding TCR/Tet family MFS transporter, encoding MTANANAAAPRARTPAVPFILVTVLLDMLGIGIIVPVLPSLVTSMYGEGISAGSAVFGWFAASYALMQFVFSPVLGNLSDTYGRRPIILLSLLGAGLDYMLMAFAPTLSWLFLGRLISGITGASVTAANAYIADVSTPEQRGRNFGLVGACFGVGFVLGPALGGLLARFGLRAPFVAAAVLNLANALYGFLVLPESHAPERRRPFAWRKASPLAALAGLRTHPAVFGLAGVVALERLAHDALPSTWVLYTIYRFQWSELEVGLSLAVVGIMSVIVSGGLTGVLIARWQERRALLVGLLVSAASFVAYGLATSGWMLYLTIVAGSLGSIAGPAIQALITRRVGPGEQGAVQGALSSVRGVTGIVAPLMATGLFGYFTSPAAPVQIPGAAFLVSAALLCAAIGVAVRILRTIPESG